From Cytophagales bacterium:
CTTACATACTGCATATTTGCCAATAATTGACCCAAAATCCTTTAAGCAAAAGCAAAGGTAATGCAAACCTGTCGGCAGGCAGGCAGGCAGGCAGGCTGACCGAAGGGAGTTTGCAATTACTTTTGCGCTGTAAACAGATAAATACAATAAAAATGGCCTTTTGAAAATTGGCGTTAAGAAATTGCCGGAGTGTAGCGTTAAGAAAAATTCGGAGAAGCACAGCGGCTTGAATTTTTTAGTGTAACGCAGGCAATTTTAGCTAATTTTCAAACAGCCTTGATTTTTTGGTTCTTTTGCAAATAAAGACATACAGTTAAATAACCACTAAACCTCAAATGCACCCTTTTGTCTTATAATTTATATTATGTTAAATTACATATTGAACACCTCGTACTTGATACCTAACACAAAAAAAGCGAAACCCCTACTCTACTGGTTCCGCTTTTTATAAAAAAAATATCCAATATAGCCCTTGAAAATTTAATTCCCTGCATTTTTCAGCGCTTGATCTATCCTCATCTCATCAGACTTCATGTTCAAAGAATTGTATATCATCTTTAGATTATTAAGCGTAGTTTTATCTTTAGGATCAATATTATGCGATTTTTCAAAGTATGGAATTGATTGCTTAAAATATCCATTCGCCTTGTTTTCTAATTGCATACCCTCTCTTTGGTATTGAGCAAGGTCCATGTCCATGGTTTTTTCGTATATTTCAGCTCCTTTATTGTAAAACATCACCGCAAGGCTATAATTGGCATCAAGGTCGTTTGGTTTAATATTTATAGCTTTTTTATAATATTCAATTGCTTTATTAGTTTCTCCTTTCGTATCGTAAAAGGATGCCAGGTTGATCAGAAAATCTGTGTTTGTAGGCTCTTTCTGTACGAGTTTCTCCAGATTCATGATCGCTTCATCAATTTTGCCGGTTACCTGGTACAGGTGGGCTTCTGCAGCCATCAGATCACCGTTATCAGGCTGCGAAACCCTTCCCTCTTTGATGATTTGCAGAGCCTTTTCGTTGTCATTATCAGCATTTTCAAAAATACGCGCTAAATTTATATATACATCAGCGCCTTTATAGTTGATATTGTCCTTTAGATGGATATAAAAACTTTTAGCTTTTTTATAATCTTTAAGTTCCTCTGCGGCGTAAGCGCCATAGAGATATGCGTTTGTATCTTTTGGGTTAATTTTTTGCGCCAGTATAAATGATATCAGGGCTTTTGAATAATCTGCATTCTGATATTGTGCAGCTCCCACATAAACTGCATTTTTCGCAAGGTTGATCAAATGATCTTTAGAATTTTCTGCATAATCACCTCCGGATCCGTCTAATTCAATAGATTTTTTATAAGCTTGAAGTGCTATTTCTCCCGGGTTATCAGCCAGGTTTTTATATGCCGGATTTTCAGAGGTATAAATATCCATATAGATATCGCCTTTATAAAACCATGTCTTAGCTTTTGATGATGTTTTTTCATGTACACATGCCTCATCTATTGCAGATTTTGCCTTGTCTAATTCACCATCTTTAAAGTATAAAATGGCAATTGTAACTGTGCTTTGCTGGGCAAACAACAAAAAAGAGCTAATGCAAAAAATGAAGATGGTGGTTAATTTTTTTGTATTCATAATATAAATCATTAATTGAGTTTTAGAGGCGCCCTATTGTTTAAGTAATTCATCTATTCTTTTTTCGTCTTCTTTTCTTCGTAGCTGATTATAGATAGTTTTAAGGTTTTGCAAAATTGATTTATCATCCTGTTTTATTTTATATAACTTTTCAAAATATGGTATTGACTTTTCATAATATTCTTTCCACTGTGCTTCTAATTGTTTACCTCTTTTTTGATACTGCTGTAAATCCATAGCATTTACTTTATTTTTGATTTTAAAACCATTGTTATAATACATTACACCGATGTTATAATTAGCATCATAATTAAGTGGGTCAATTTCTATAACTTTTTTATAATCAGCTTCAGCATTTGATATTTCGTTAATTTTTTCGTAAACTTTTGCTCTGTGAATATATATTAATGCATATTCAGGGTTAGCTTTTATTGCATCAGTAAGCTTTTTCAATAGTACGTCAACTTTTCCGATCGTCATATAATGGTTCAATTCAGCATTGATCAATAATTTATCCTCTTCAAATTTCTTCCTCCCCTGCTCTATGTATTTCAGAGCATTGGCGGTGTCTTTCTCAGCCATATAAATTTCGCTCATTGCAATATATATGTCAGGATCATTATAATTAAGATCCATCAATTTTTGGAGGTAAAATTTGGTTTTTTCAAAATCTTTTAATTCCTGTGTGCACAGATATGAATTATAACATATTGTTTGAGTTGAAACGTTGTTGCGTTTTAAATCGTTTTCTGTATCATAAGGCACAACTTCAAGTATAAGTTTGTATAGCTCCAGCGCTTTTGTATAGTTTTTATTTTGTTGTGCTGATACGGCTTTATTATAAGCATGTAAAGAAGCGTACTTGATCAGTTCAGCTTTTGTTTTTTTTGTGTATTTTTTCTTCACATCGGTTTCTAAGCATTTTATGTAGCTTCTGATTGATTTCTCAATCGCTTCATCATCCAGGTTTTTCTCTTTATATTGATGTACTTCAAGGTATGTATAGCCTCTGTAATACCACATTCTTGGGTCATTAGAGGTTGTGGGATGCTCGTAAGCAATATCAATATATTTTTTTGCATCCTCCCAATTTTTTTCTTTGATAGAAAGATATGTATTTTCAACATTTAGCTTTTGCGCATAATTGATTGTTGATATTAAAAGCAGCAATGTTAATGTTTTTATTTTTTTCATCAGTTGTATATTTATTATAGGGCATCTCTAAAAACTACACCATATATTCCCCTCTATCAAGAGGGGCAAGGGGTGTGTTTTAAAAAATATGTAGTTTTTAGAGATGCCCTATAGATTGTCAATATCCAGCACTTTTATTTTACCATAATCCAAATCTTTGATCCTGTGTTTGATTAAATATTGATCACCTACCAACATAATGATCATTTTATCGGGTTGAAGGTACTTTTTTGCAAGGGCATTGATCTCATCTTTTGTTATGCTATTTAAAATTTTGTTCTGTTGATCCAGATAATCATCAGGCAGATCATGCTCTAATATTTCTAATAAGAAAAAGGCTTTATCAAAAATTGTTTCATAATCTAAAACCTGGCTATTTAACAGAGAATTTTTTGTAAATTCAAGCTCCTCATCAGTTATACCTTCATCTACGTATTTATGTAGTTCATTCATAATTTCTATAACAGTCCGTTTTGTAGCACGAAATTTCACGCTGGTAGATACAGCAAAAGGGCCTGTATAATTTGAGCCTGAAAAATACGATCTTGCACCATAAGTAAAACCTTTTTTTTCTCTGAGATTCAAATTCAACCTGCTATTAAAAGAGCCTCCTAAAGCAAAATTCATGAGCTTGCATTTATAATAATCTCCCGCAAAATCATAGGGTAAAGATAAATAACCAATGCGGACCTGGGTTTGTTTAGTTACTTCCTTATGGATAAGGTATATCTGATTTTGTTCTGAAACCGGGAAGTCTTCTTTTTTAAATTCCGGAACGGCAACTTTTTTAGCCTTCCAGCTTTTCAGAAAATCAAGCTTTGGCATAATTTCTTCCTGGGATATATCGCCCACAATAACCAATTTTGTAACAGAAGGTGAATAATAGTTTTCGTAAAACTCGTTGATATCATTTAATGTAATTAATGCTACAGATTTAGAAGTACCTGTATAAAAAGAACCCAAAATGGTTTTGCCGTATAATAATTTATTAAAAGATTTAAATGCTGTAAGGCCTGCACTATACTTTTGATTTCTAATACTTTCTTTAAGCTGTTTCTTTTCCCTTTTAAAATCTTTGGGAGTAAAATTAGGGCTGAGCAGCTTTTCTTCCAGCAGCTTTAATGTTTCATCTATATTTTTGGTGAGTGATTCAATAAATATGGTAGTGTTATCTGTTCCTGCAAAAAATGAAATATCACTGCCTAATCTGTCAAGCGCTGCGCTGAATTGCTCAGAGGTATAGTTTTGGGTTGCTTCTCCCATCATTATTGCGGTAAAATTTGCTCCCCCTTGTTTAGTACCTTTGCCTGCTTCCAGTAAATGCCCGCCTTCAATTTCCATGATCATGTTAATTTTTGGTATCTCAGACGTTTTTGTACCTATGATCTTTAATCCGTTATCAAAATTTACTTTATAATATTCAGGAATTACGGGAACTTTTGATTCACCTGCTTTTGGTTTTGTACTCCTGTCAAAATTATCAACCGGAGGTTCATATTTCAAGGTAACAAAGAGAGGGTCTTCTTTAGATTTTACATCTTTATAGGGATTAATGCTTTTTTTCTCAAATTTTTTCCTTTCTTCACCTGGTTTAGGAGGTTTAGGGGGTAGTATGTTAACAATTGCTGCATTTTTGTTTTTAATGTATTTATTGAATACCCTTAAAACATCTTCTTTGGTTACTTTTTCGTACCTGTTTATCTCTTCATTCATATTATATGATTTTTTATCATACATATGCCATTGTGTGAGAAAAAATGATTTATTCAGAATGCTTTGTAAACCGCTAATTAAACCAGAGGTATAAATAGATTTTGCCCTGAGCAATTCATCATCTGTGATGCCTTTTTTGTCAAAATCATCTATTGTTTTCTTCATAAGCTGCTCAACTTCATTAAGGGAAAGAGCGCCTTCCATCCTTGGATTATATGCCGTAACATACAACCAAAATTCACCTGATAATTCCTTGCTATTATTAAATATAAATGCGTTAGTCGCTTTTTCTGAATCTACAAAATTTTTATAAAGTAAAGAACTTTTACCACCACCCATTATTTCACTAAGCAATTCTAATGCAGGTTCATCGCGATGATATGAAGGCGCTGTTGGAAAAACCATCAAGGTTCTGGGCATAAAAATTTCGTCAATGGAATTTGCATATTTGTCAACAGGTATTCTGGGAACATTAGGCATTTGCTTTTCAACCTCTGGCCCTCTTTTTATAGGGCCAAAATATTTTTCTGTTAATTTCAGCACTTCTTTTGGATCAATATCTCCGGCAACGTTCAATATCGCGTTGTTGGGACCATACCATCGTAAAAAGAACTTTTTTACATCGTCAAGTTCAGCTCTGTCCAGGTCATC
This genomic window contains:
- a CDS encoding tetratricopeptide repeat protein encodes the protein MIYIMNTKKLTTIFIFCISSFLLFAQQSTVTIAILYFKDGELDKAKSAIDEACVHEKTSSKAKTWFYKGDIYMDIYTSENPAYKNLADNPGEIALQAYKKSIELDGSGGDYAENSKDHLINLAKNAVYVGAAQYQNADYSKALISFILAQKINPKDTNAYLYGAYAAEELKDYKKAKSFYIHLKDNINYKGADVYINLARIFENADNDNEKALQIIKEGRVSQPDNGDLMAAEAHLYQVTGKIDEAIMNLEKLVQKEPTNTDFLINLASFYDTKGETNKAIEYYKKAINIKPNDLDANYSLAVMFYNKGAEIYEKTMDMDLAQYQREGMQLENKANGYFKQSIPYFEKSHNIDPKDKTTLNNLKMIYNSLNMKSDEMRIDQALKNAGN
- a CDS encoding insulinase family protein; the encoded protein is MNKLQISQLYKIIVSFAAIIIFSLCSITLLFSQTTSGDITKSQLIEKVEADPGEIKISYEKWQLPNGLTLIMHEDHSDPIALVQITYHVGSAREVPGKSGFAHFFEHMMFQGSKNVADDEHFKIVSESGGANNGFTTDDMTVYFEMIPGNQLETALWLEADRMGLLLDSLTKEKFEIQRSTVKNEKQQNQLDPPYGLQWEILGQTLYPAGHPYSWPVIGYVDDLDRAELDDVKKFFLRWYGPNNAILNVAGDIDPKEVLKLTEKYFGPIKRGPEVEKQMPNVPRIPVDKYANSIDEIFMPRTLMVFPTAPSYHRDEPALELLSEIMGGGKSSLLYKNFVDSEKATNAFIFNNSKELSGEFWLYVTAYNPRMEGALSLNEVEQLMKKTIDDFDKKGITDDELLRAKSIYTSGLISGLQSILNKSFFLTQWHMYDKKSYNMNEEINRYEKVTKEDVLRVFNKYIKNKNAAIVNILPPKPPKPGEERKKFEKKSINPYKDVKSKEDPLFVTLKYEPPVDNFDRSTKPKAGESKVPVIPEYYKVNFDNGLKIIGTKTSEIPKINMIMEIEGGHLLEAGKGTKQGGANFTAIMMGEATQNYTSEQFSAALDRLGSDISFFAGTDNTTIFIESLTKNIDETLKLLEEKLLSPNFTPKDFKREKKQLKESIRNQKYSAGLTAFKSFNKLLYGKTILGSFYTGTSKSVALITLNDINEFYENYYSPSVTKLVIVGDISQEEIMPKLDFLKSWKAKKVAVPEFKKEDFPVSEQNQIYLIHKEVTKQTQVRIGYLSLPYDFAGDYYKCKLMNFALGGSFNSRLNLNLREKKGFTYGARSYFSGSNYTGPFAVSTSVKFRATKRTVIEIMNELHKYVDEGITDEELEFTKNSLLNSQVLDYETIFDKAFFLLEILEHDLPDDYLDQQNKILNSITKDEINALAKKYLQPDKMIIMLVGDQYLIKHRIKDLDYGKIKVLDIDNL